The window CGGTCCACGGTCAGCACGGTGCCGATCTCGATGCCCTCGCTGCGAGCGGTCTCGGAGAGCACCACCTCGTGCGGAGCGCCCAGGCCGTGCCCGACCGACAGCTCCGGCTCCAGGGCGCTGCCCGGTTCGATGCCGAACAGGGAGAGGTCGGCCTGGGTGCCGTCGGTGGTGGTCACGTTGATCATGCCGGCGCCGACGGGCTCGGCGAGCTCCACGTCGGGGCGGTCCTTCCAGGCGGTGATCTGTTCGGAATCCACCACCGAGCGGGAGAAGGCGTTGTCGGTCTTGGTGCCCTGGTCGAAGGCGAAGGCGGTGACCGGCAGCTTCTTCAGGCCGGAGACGCCGTCGTTGACGAGCCCGGCGGACAGGCCGGACAGCATCACCATCAGGATCGCGATGAGGGCGATGACCGCCCCCATCAGGCCGAAGCGGCCGCGGGCGAAGCGCAGCTCGCGTAGTGCAAGGAACATGGGGCGGGGTCCTCGGTGGGTCGTGGTGCGGGGGGTTGTGGTGCGACGGGCGGCCGACGCTGTGATGCCAACGCGGCGTCGGCATCATGTCAACGGTATGTCGGTTAAAACGTCGGGGTCCATCTGAGGGGTCCGACAGAGGTGCGGTTCACATGGGAGGTCGGGTTCCGGGAGCGCGCTGGAGTGCGGGGCGGGGCGTCGATGGGAGGCGCGCCGGACGGTTCTGATAACCGAGCCGTTGATTTTGGGAGGAATGAGGCCGGATACCCCTCAAAGTCAACGGCTCGGTGAGCGGGAGAGTGAGGGGGCGGGTGAGGAGGGCGGGGAGGGGGGAGACGGGGGTAGCCAGCGCAAGGACACCGGCGAGGGCAGAACTGATGGACCTGTCCCGGGTCAGACCACACGGGGCGGTAACGTCGGCCCTGACGTCACATCCACCCGCCCCACGAGGAGACCCCATGCCCACGTATGCCGTCACCTACCGATATGTCGACGACGCCGCGAAGCTGGATCAGTACCGCGCAGAGCACCGCGCCTTCCTGCGCGAGCAGTACGAGGCCGGACGCCTGCTGCTGTCCGGGCCGCTCACCGACGGGGACGCGGCAGCACTGCTGATCGTGCGGGGGGACGACATGCAGGACGCGCAGTCCGTGCTGGCCGACGACCCGTTCCGCCGGGAGGGCCTGATCGCCGAGGCCACCACCCGTGGCTGGAACGTGGTGATCGGGGAGTTCGCCGCCCTGGGCTGACCTGCCACGGTGCGGTGTCGCGTATCAGGAGTGCGCCGGGGCCGCCCCGGCGTCGCGGCTCAGATGTGCGCGGCGCAGACGGAGCGCTCGTTCGCCACCGACACCAGCGCATCCCGCAGTGCGCCCACTGCCGGGATCGACAGGGCGCCCTTGCGGTTGATCAGGCCGATGGTGCGGTCCTCGAGGTCCGGCAGGGCGCGGGCGATCACGCCGTCGGAGCGGTAGGCCTCCAGTGCCGTCTCCGGCAGCAGGGCCACCCCGCCGCCGTGCACGATCAGGCGCTGCACCACGATGGCGTCATCGGTGGAGTGCCGCACGCGCGGTTCGTACCCGGCCCGTCGGGCGTTGACCAGTAGGTTCGCGCGGCAGCGCTCGCAGCCGGCGATCCACTGCTCCTCGGCGAGGTCGGCCAGGCGCAGGTCCGGATTATCTGCACGGGGGTGATCCTCCGGCAGCACGGCCAGCACCCGGTCCTCCATCAGCCCTGTCCACTCCAGGGTGCCCTCGGCATCCACATCGGTGCCCGGGTAGCGGAACACCAGTGCCAGGTCCACCTCGCCCTCGCGCACGGCCACCACCGCATCCGGCGGCTCCAGCTCCGAGAAGGTGACGTCCAGCTCGGGGCTGGTGCGGTGCAGCCGGGCCAGCGCCGGCGGCAGCAGCACCGCCGCGGCCGAGGGGAACGTCGCGAAGCGCACCGTGCCGCGGCGCAGGGCAGTGATGTCGGCCAGCTCCTCCTCGGCGGCGTGGAGCTGGGCGGCGATCGCCTCGGCGTGCAGGGCAAGGCGCCTGCCGGCCTCGGTGGGCGTCACCCCGGCCGAGGAGCGTAGCAGCAGCTGGGTGCCCACTTCCTTCTCCAGCGCGGCCAGGTGCTGGGAGACCGCAGGCTGCGTCCACCCCAGTTCGCGCGCACCGGCACCGATGGAACCGTTGCGCACCACGGTGCGGAAGATCAGCAGTCGACGGGGATCCATGGGCTCATCGTACGGACACGTGGCTGCCCGGCTCCTGCGCATCGCCCCGGGCGCCCTGCGGTGAGGCGGCGGTGGGCGGTGCGGCAGCGCTCGGCGGCGATACGGCGGTCGGCGGTGGGGCGGCGGCCCGGTGGGCTTCACGACGCCACCACCAGGCGGCGACGGTGGCTCCTGCCAGCCCGGCGGTCACGTCGCCCACAGTGTCCAGAGGCGCGATGTACACGCGCGGATCCACGGCATGGTGGCCCCACCACTCCAGCATCTCCCACACCCACGCGAGCCCTGCGCCGAACAGGACGATCAGCCATGGGCGAGGCGCACGGCGGCCCCGCACCCCCACGTCGAACATCCACGCCACCAGCACCGACACCACCGCAGTCAGCGCGAAGTGCACCGGCAGGTCCCACCAGCTCCACCGCTCGTACAGGAACAGGTAGGAGCTGATCGCGGCGACCAGTGCGGTCACCGAGGTGGCCACCTCCCACACCCAGGGCAGACGCCAGCGCCAGGCCAGCACCTGGCCCAGGGCCACCAGCATCGCTACAGCTGCTTCGACCCACATGCCGGCTGCAGCGAGCCCGATGGCGAGGACCAGGCCGGACCACCGCACCACCAGTCGCAGCGAGAGAGGCACGTGCCCCGCTCTCGCGCCGACGGGATAGTCGGAGCTGCTGGGACGGGCGGAGCTGCCGGAACGGTCGGAGCTGCTGATGGACGTGCTCATCGAGAGTCCTGTCCGAGGGCGCGACCGTGGCGGAGCCGGTGCTCCCAGCGCTCCCAGGGCTTCTCGTCCGCCCAGGCGCGTGCGAGCGTGGTGAAGGCGCGACGGAAGCGCACGTCGGCCAGGCTTCCCCATCGCATCGCGCGGGGGGACATGTCCACCGCCACGGTGCGGACGAAGCGCACGGTCTCGTGCGGCCGCACCTGGAAGGACAGGTCCATGTCGTCGTGCACCTCGGCGCTGGCGGAGACGCCCCCGCGCACCCCCTGCCACCAGGTGCGGCGCATCGACATGGTGGTGCCGAACAGCGGCACATGCCCCAGCGCGGCGCCGGTGGCGACGATGTATCCGCCCAGGTAGAGCGCGGAGGTGACGATGTCCAGGGGGAACGGGAGCCGGAACCGGGCGGGCCCGGTGACCGCTACGACCTCACGATCGCGGGTAGGTGCCTGATAGGCGGCTCGGTGGGCGG is drawn from Brachybacterium muris and contains these coding sequences:
- a CDS encoding LysR family transcriptional regulator, whose product is MDPRRLLIFRTVVRNGSIGAGARELGWTQPAVSQHLAALEKEVGTQLLLRSSAGVTPTEAGRRLALHAEAIAAQLHAAEEELADITALRRGTVRFATFPSAAAVLLPPALARLHRTSPELDVTFSELEPPDAVVAVREGEVDLALVFRYPGTDVDAEGTLEWTGLMEDRVLAVLPEDHPRADNPDLRLADLAEEQWIAGCERCRANLLVNARRAGYEPRVRHSTDDAIVVQRLIVHGGGVALLPETALEAYRSDGVIARALPDLEDRTIGLINRKGALSIPAVGALRDALVSVANERSVCAAHI
- a CDS encoding glycosyltransferase family A protein; the encoded protein is MPSPVAAHPTCSVVVPVKDDAAELRGLLDALARQTVPPLEIIVVDNGSVDDSARIAAQAGCRVLSEPRPGIAAAASIGYDAARGDLILRCDADSRPGPTWVAAHRAAYQAPTRDREVVAVTGPARFRLPFPLDIVTSALYLGGYIVATGAALGHVPLFGTTMSMRRTWWQGVRGGVSASAEVHDDMDLSFQVRPHETVRFVRTVAVDMSPRAMRWGSLADVRFRRAFTTLARAWADEKPWERWEHRLRHGRALGQDSR
- a CDS encoding YciI family protein, with product MPTYAVTYRYVDDAAKLDQYRAEHRAFLREQYEAGRLLLSGPLTDGDAAALLIVRGDDMQDAQSVLADDPFRREGLIAEATTRGWNVVIGEFAALG